DNA sequence from the Hemitrygon akajei chromosome 8, sHemAka1.3, whole genome shotgun sequence genome:
ctgtatATGGGTTCAGTTATTACACTGAAGTGAGGTTTGGAAAGGTAAACGGACTGGAGGAGCTTGAAGGTGCTCTGTGTGCATACAGATGTACAGGCCAGTAAGGACTAAATGGCTCCATGTGAAGTACAGTGGTACTAGTTCCACTAGTGGTGAAGCTACCAGAAATCTGTTCTAACCCATCAGACaagagatgggccaaagggccagtcaTGGAAACCCAGGTTGgaatgtatttaaagtggaagtagaacatagaacagcgcAGGCTCTTCCTCCGAAACTTTCCAGGGCAGCAAAGTAGCATAGCAGTAACTTCGgcactttacagcgccagtgatcagGATTTAATTCCCGCCACTGTGTGTGGACTTTGTATGTACAGCCCGTAACCACGTGGGATTCATTTGGGGGCCCTggctccccccacattccaaagacatacaggtgagggttactgagttgtgggcatgcattGTCGGCAGCCCACAGCAGGTCCTCCAACTGTGATGGTCCCTGTTAAACAGTGTTGgtcacaaataaagctcatcttactCTAGATCAATCTGATGCTTTGCTCCTTCATAGCCCTTCTGTTTTCTTTCAAATCATAAGTAAGTTTCCGACAGATTAAAGGATTGAGGACCTGGGGCACATCAGCCACAATCCTATCAGAAGGCAGGGCAGCGAGATGGCCTCCTCGCTCCTACCTTCCATGTTCTGTGGACCTGATGGCAAGGAAACCCATCAGGACTGACCCGTATCCTGATTTTAACGTCGTCTCCTAGTGTTAGATATTTAGCCAGAGGACACCCTGCGCCCTCAATACTCGAGGCTTCGAACCTCAAAGTtcatcaccatacactaccctgagactAGTTTCCTCGCAGGCATTCTCAATAACTCCAAtaatcacaatagaatcaatgataggCCACaccaccaacagggcagacaaccagtgtgcaaagaactgtgtaaatacaaagagaaagaaaataaataagcagagaatattgagaagatgagatAATGATGAACACTCACGTAATCCTCAAACTGGATGATTTGTTCCTCCAGCTCGTCGGTGCCAACCTTGTCGTCCTCCACCACACACTGGATCTGGAGCTTCCTGATGCCGTAGCCGACGGGCACCAGCTTGGAGGCCCCCCACACCAGGCCGTCCATCTGCACGGTGCGGACACACTCCTCCAGCTTCGCCATGTCCGTCTCGTCGTCCCACTGACAGAGACAGGGCACGTGTTACAGGCACTGGCTTCACACACAGCCCCACGTCCTACACCCAAACTTCACCTACCAGCCTGCAGCCTCACCCTGTGTCCTGGCCCAAATATAATTGTTGCCGACGGTTCCAATGATGGCCTGTTTTGAGCGGCTGTACCTGCTCCCCCACCTCACCACCCTGGATAGCAAGAATGTAAGTGCCGCACACTAGGGCAGAAGGTGCATTCAGTGATATCTCCTGCGTTTCCAGTTCCACACAGGTGGAgtaagaccagaagacaaaggAGAAGAATTAGACAATTTGgatcattgagcctgctccaccattccatcatggctgatttattatccctctcaaccccattctcctgccttctcccataacctttgacgtcctgactaatcaaggacctaccaaccttcactttaaatatacacaattacATGGTCTCCACAgttatccatggcaatgaatgccATAGATTTAcgaccctctagctaaagagattctccctcatttcagttctaaatggatgtccctctgttctgaggtagTGCTCTCATGTTTTAACTCCCTCACTATAGAGAGTAGGGGGGGGGAAAGGTTGACTAAGGTCCCTCCCACTATTCCTCATTCTGGGATCCAGCAGGAAAAGATGACCATGCCCCTGACCTCCAGGAGGACTGTTGGCAGGGGCACAGAGCAAGGACAAAATGAGGGACGAATGGGCGCCATGATAGCCAAGCTGCAAGTGCAATACTAACATAGCTCAGGGCGTCTGTCTGGAGGTCAATTCCAACGCTGCCTGCAAGAGGTTTGCACATCTTCCCTGTGAGCGGgtatgtttcctctgggtgctctggtttcctcccacaattcaaagatgtaccggttagtagggtccttggtcattgtaaattgtcctgtgattaggcgagggttataTCAGTGAGTTGTTGGGCAGTGCCTGAGGACCTGTTCCGAGCTGTATCTCTAACTCTAAACAAAATAAGAATAAAATTCTCTGAAGGGGGCAgatcatggtgggggggggggagagagagaaaggggaaaggAAGGTATCTTACAGGCTTGACATCCAGGAGGATGGAGGACTTGGCAATGAGGGTGGGCTTCTTGGATTTCTTCTCGGCGTACTGGCGGAGCCGCTCTTCCCGGACCCTCTCGCTCTCCGCGCTCTCCTCCTCGTCACTGCTGCCAAAGAGGTCCAGGTCATCATCGTCCTCCTCCGGCTGCTTTGTGCTGGGCTGAGAAAGGGGAGCAGGGTGAACATGCACGTTAGAGGGGGTGAGGGAGCTGCAGCAAGGCAAGGGTTAAAATAACGAGCTGACAGAGACAGCGTGCAGACCCAGGCTGAACACAGCCCTTGAGACCTGAAGTCTCCTTTGTACAGCCTTTCTGTTCAACGTGACCAAGCAGATAAAGATGTAAATCAGATGCAAGGCATACACTAACTATTCGGCAGTTACCATATTAATTCTTTAAGTATTATTCCCCTATAAACACATTTAATTGGTTATTTAAACTTGAAATATGTATAATTGACACTTAAATATGCAAATCGAATCGAGAAGTGCACATAGTTTTTAAGAGATCAGTATCTGTATCCAACgagaccaggatgctgcccgggtTAGACAGCATTTCTCACAAGGACAGGTTGAGCGGGCTAGGAATTTTCCCTTTGGAGCAAAGGGGTGGctgatacaagagggcataattttcagGCAATTGGAGGaaaatacggggggggggggggggtgggtgggtggggacatcagaggatgagagatgacttaatagaggtgtacaaggcaAGAGCCACAGACAGAATGGACAATCAGACATTTTCTCCCAAGGTGAGTGCCTGGATCATTGCTTCATGGAAACTTCCTGTCCCCTCCGCATTCGCTCCCTCCCTAGTACCCATTtgcccacccccctccccatcctccaTGCCCAATGTACTCCagccccttccccattcccatcacacaccctCCACTCATTCATCTTCCTATTGTCCCAAACCCTTTTGCCGCCCCACAAGCTATGTCACCCCTTCCCTTCAGAGAACCCTGAGCAGCTGACCTTGCTGGGTTGGGTTGGTGCAGGCACCACGGGTTTGGTGCTGGTCAAGGACTTCTCCATTGTGGAAAGACGCAGCTCCAACTTCGACAACGTTAACCGTAGTTCTTCCACCTCTAGCCGGGGGAAGGAAACAAGAGAACAACACAACCTTACAGGGAGGAACTACTGCTCGAAGCATACTCAGTGCTGACAAGGCCTGAacttcacaagagattctgcagatgctggaaacttgaTAGGgttaactgcatgggtttcctttgggtggtccagttttctcccacttcccaaagacgtaccagttagtaggtcattggtcattgtaaattgtcctgtggttagtcTAGTGTTgaacaggtgggttgctgggcatttCAGGTCACtgagctggaaggacctgttctgcaccGTATCTTTAAATGTTGTGTGTTGGCCCCAGCTCATCctggtcgttgacacaaatgatgcaattcactgtatgttttgatgtacacgtgagaAATAATGCTAAAGATAATCTTTTAAATGAGCTGTTGTAAATTCTCCCTGGAGTGCGGGTGAATGCGTGCGAAGAGGGGATGAGAAAGTGGGGGAAGTAAGATGGGCCAGGGCGGAAATCATGTACGAATGTGCGTATGATAGTTGGTGCGGACTTTATAGGCTGAAGGGGCTAGTTAGTTCAAAGCCGAAGTCTCCAGTTCAGCACAGAAAGGCGGGTCCTAGAGTTTGAGGGCCAGAATTCAAAGTCCTGTGATTGACCCTGAGGTCGATACCAAAGATCGCAGCTCAAAGCCCACGTGTTGCATGACTAGAAGTCGGAGGACCAATTTTGTTGCaacaaagcaaaacaaaaacagcaaattgatttccTTTCCTcccgcgcacacacacactccaacACCTCCGAAGCCTTTAGCCTTGGACTCGCAGTCACACATTCACAGATATTGGTGCTTCTGTTGTCCTGCTGAccactgtggacatgctatgtttcGCCAGAGTGGGCGACAGCACTTGCGGGCTGTGCTGGCTGTTAACGCAAACAACACGTTTcattgtacatgtgataaataatcaAATCTGAATTGAACCTCACCAAGGATCCTGAGTGAAGAGAGAGCTTTCCCCGATGTCCTGCCCACGGACAAAGGTGCAAGTCACATCAATTCAAGCTGAATATGgctcccactccccccacactctctctctgtccctctctcagtgATAAGGTGAGAGCAGTTACAACTTTTCTCCCCACCCACATCACCTACCCTTGTGCAAGTTCTGGTTCTCCTTCTCCAAGCTGGTGACACGGGAGCACAGCTCATTATCCGCACCCTGTATCGCGCTCTGCAAAGGGAAACCGGTGATATTAGCTCTACAACACAAGCAGAAGAGGCATTCAAGAGTAGAGTCGGCTataggagcgtttgatggctgtgggcctgtagtcactggagttttgaagaacaaggggaatctgatagaaagctatgaaatatctaataccagagagtaTGCATTTAAAGTGAAAAGGGGGCAATTTGAAAAGGGGTGTGAGGGGCATGTgtttttacacagtggtgggtggctggaatgcactgcctggggtggtagcagaggcagaaacattacagcaacgcacacaaaatgctggaggaaatcagcaggtcaggcagcacctatggaagtgaACGAATAGTcacctttcgggccgagacccttcttcaagactacATTAAAGACTTTTAGGAAATGTTTAGATAGCCACatgaatgtgagaaaaatgaaagaaTATGGATATAGTTTAGTTGGCTATTGAATTACTAATTTATCtggtttgacacaacattgtgggccacagGACCTGCtcttgtgttgtactgttctatgttctattgcagGTCCTGGATAGGGTGGACTTGGacagaatgtttccaatagtggggagtctaggaccagagcacacagcctcagaatagagatgtccctttagaaaagatGAGGAGCAACTCCTAGACTCTTTGGCAACAAATTAaaacaggttagggttagtgatctgtgggcatgctatgctggcttTGAAAGTATGGCGACATTTGTGGGCTACCTCCAGCACATCTCCGATTGTGGTGGCCtttgatgcaaacgacacatttcactgtatgtacatgtgacaaattaagcttTTATTTATCTTTTCTTTGGATCAATGTCTGATTGGCACAGTTCACATCTTGAGAAAATACACGTGTACAATTCTGGGAACTAGCCTGAAACTTTATGACACTGGCAACGATCACCTGGCCCATCACGTCTGACTCAATGGGAAAGCAGGCATGCAATGCCACTCCTCCCAGAACAAGATCCAACTGCACAAAATGTGGAACTAAATCACACATTCTCCTCTCCTCCAGGCGCTTTACTAAAGTCAGCAGAGCGGCCTCCATTGACTTGTTCAGAGGGGTAAGGCACACTGCAGAAGGActcaaacagattaggagaatggacaaaggacaaagaaatggcagacgaaatacagtgtcgggaagggTATGGTGATGCACTACGGTAGAAGAATAAAGAtaaggactattttctaaatgcggATCGAATTTAGAAATTGGGGCTGTAAAGggacttgcaggtcgagtcaatAGTAAgggagacaaatgcaatgttagcatccatttaaagaggactaaaatataaaaccaaggatgtaatactgaggctttagaaggcattTGTCATACCACACTTATGAGTATCAAGAAAGGATGCGCTGGAATGAAAGCATTTACATAGATGggtctgagcctgtactcactggagtttagaagaacaggggtgggggaatctcactgaaacctattgaatattttaaggactggatagagtagatgtggagaggatgtttccaatagtaggaaagtctaggaccagaaagcacagcTCAGAATTACAGGACGTTTATTTAGAACAGATACGAGGAAAAATTCTAGAggacggtgaatctgtggaattcattgccacaggtgattgtggtggccaagtcattgggtatatttaaaatggagaccAATAGGTACCAGCACTtcattagtaaaggcatcaaagttacagggagaagtcagaagAAAGGGGACAAATGTTAAAATAAATCAGTAATGATGGAACagcaagcagacttgatgggccgaacggcctaattctgttcctatgattCATGGTTAACAGTACTTTGTATCAGGTTATCAGAAACTCAAGCCGGAATTGCCAAGGGGGGCTTTACATGATGATGGACAGGGCCTACCAAGCACAAGCGGGGTGGTATGGGTGGTAGGACATGCTGAGGAGAAGCAGATGGCTGGGCTCAGCTCTCCACATGCAgctggggagggggaaatggtgCAGAAGCCACACTCTGTAAATGAGAAGCAGAGATGGCGGTGAATCAAATGCCAAAGCAGATACCCAGTGCATCAGCGTACTTACTTTCTCAGGAGGAACAAGAAAGACATTCTTTGCCAGGAAATAAAAACACAGGTTTAGTAGTTTGGGGACACAAATCATTACAGTTATTTGTTATAATGGTCATGCCAATACAGTTAGATTACAGACTTGAGGAATAATCACATTTTGCACCACTGCTCTGGTGTAACACAGCAAAACTAGGGGACATGCAGCCATTTAGATCAGAATCCCAATACTCAAATGCAACTCTAATGTATGAAGAGACCAATAATAAAGTACACACCTGCACACTCTGCATGAGAATGGATTGCAGCAACAAGAGAGAAAGAACCAGTGACAAGGACAACCAGACTCCAGAACagtgactttccccaagcagtaagactgatcaacagctCCACCCACCAACTCTACCACCACTTTACTATTTCCCATTAGTCACCTCATGCAAGTCTAGTATCACTTTATGGACGTACAGAGGCTATCTTCTGTATTTATATGTACTGTgctgcatgggatccagggaagcagttatttcattctccttacacttgtgtacaggaaatcacATTAAACAATAGTCAAAGACTAGTACAGCTGAAAACACACTCTTCTGCCCTTAACGTGCcacaccatttaaactgcctactcccatcgacctgcatcgggACTACAACCCTTCGTGCCCcgaccatccatgtgcctatccagacttctcttaaacgttgaaatcaagtttgcatgcaccacttgtgctggcagctcattccacactctcaccaccttctgagggaagtttcccctcatgtttccctcaagcttttcacctttcacccttaacccacctaattgtagtctcacccaacctcagtgcatttactctatctataccattCATAGTTTtgcatgcctctatcaagtcccccctcaattttctacattccagggaatgaagtcctgacctgttcaatctatCCTTTTAACTTGGGTCATCCAGTCCCAGCAATCTTGGATCTTGAAGTGTTATGGAATGTTAGAAGTTGCAAACAGAGCACACAATGCACAAGTTAGCAGAGTTCACTCCAAAAGGGAACAGCAGGGGTGACAAAGATTAGTgacacagtgggggggggggggagcagcatGCCACCTAACATTATCCATTGCCATGGAACCTCACATGGCTCGAGATGGGCTCGACACTATCACGGACCGTTTCTTTGGGATTTCTGCCGGCCTCGCAGACAGACGAGATCTGCTTGTGGAAATACATGAAGGTATGGAGGTTATGGGATGTGATAGTCACGATGCTCCACAAGTACCAACTGCCCTCTGGCATGACAGAAAGCCACCCACACATCTAATAACAAAGCATATTTGCACTGATGAAAGCAGCCCCAATGGATTATGATCTCTCCTGTAACATTCTCATGGATTTGCTTGTACGTCAGGCAACACAAACCACCCTCCTACAGCCAATTCAGTGACCTGATTCTTAATGGACAGGAAGGAATCAGTCTCACTTAAATGAACACCACTATTAAAAAGttataacttttaattaaatgttATTTGATTTAAAAATAATACAAATGCTCTTCCTAATAGATATCTCAGTTATTGGTGCATCTGAGAGGGGCACGTCTAGGTTCCACCACTTCAAGATGCTTTAAAATGCTGCATCACTTCGAGGCTGCAGTCTGCATAGTCAAATGATATTCCCATTCATGACAGAGCAGCAGTTTCAGAACAATTGCCCCGTACTTGTTTTCTGTACAGTCTCCTGGTGCTGTTTGACAAAGAACAGAAGAGACTCCTTATGTACTgtgggaacccccccccccccatcatgtgCTGGGAAAGGACAAAGGGAGATCAGAGGCTTGCAAGattgcagatggtggaatctggagCATTGCACAATCTGTTGGAGGTTCTGACACAGAACATCAGTATTTTCTTTCCTCTCAAAGATACTGcacttccagcagattgtgtgttgaTATGGGGAGGTTATTGGGTGCTCCTTCACAAGCTTTGACCAGTCAGGAAATCTAACCATAGATTAGATCACCTTTATTAGAATAgcggggaacgcactaagatggtaacacgatattaatacacagcagcctctccggactctggatttggggattgccaaacattatgtggattttctggtgtagtctgttttgttgtgtgcttttgtgatatcatcctggaggaacgttgtttcatttttaaaactgtattgcagttgtggtttctaaatgacaataaaccaagtTCAGACTCAGATCAGAAATGCACCACTGAACCCAGGAGGTTCAAGACAACATTTGGGAAACCTGCCAGAGTTTTGTTTAGGGTTGTAACTGGCTGAGTATAGGGAGTTTTGGGTTGGGAGACTGTGATTAATGGCTTTGTCAGAGGGATTAGTCCCGCAGCACCAGCTGTGATGATTTGGATGAGGGGACCAAGTATAATATatccaaatttgccaatgatacaaagctgGAGGCAGAAACTAACAGAGCATGTGAGAGGTGCTTCACGGCAACATTGGAAAATGAATTGTGGTGGGGAAAAATGCACATTCATCCAATTTGATAGGAAAATTGAAAAGCAAAAATCTAATTCAAAATGATAAAATATATTGACGTTAAGAGGGAGCTAGATATCTGGCATAGCAATCAGCGCAAGTAATGCACAGGCACAGTATTAAGAAAGTAAATGGTAGATTAGCCTTTAGTGCAAAAGGAATTTGTCGAAAATaaaaatgccttactgaaataaAACAAGATTCTGGTGAGACTGTAACCAATAGTGGTGTTCACAGGTCAGGACTTCTACCTAATAAAAGGATATCTTTGTACTAGGGGACCTGAAGGGCAAGCTTTTCTGCACAGAGGGCGTTGTGTACTTGCAAtgagcaggcacaggaagaggtAGAGTTGAGTACAATTTTCCGGACTGCCTAAAAAAGATATAAATCGGCTGCAATTTCTTCAGAATACAGCAGCAAGAATCTCAACtaaaaaaagaaaatctgagCATATTCCACCGGTTTTGGCATTCCACCGGCTGCCTGTGTCCTTTGGAATCAATTTTAAATACCCTTAATTGTATACAAGGCTCTGAATAATCTAACTCCACCACATATTCTGGGGTATCTATCCCCTTAAATCCACAACTGTAATCTTAGATCCATGAATCTGGTTTGCTTATTGTTCCTTGGGCCCAGCATACAAGAATTGGTGATGTGGCTTTTTGTTCTATGCACCAAAAATCTGGAATACTCTGCTGACCGAGCTATGCCAGGCTAGTGCTGTGGAACATTGCAAAACACTTCTAAAAACTTACTTTTTAAATTCGGTCTACTTATAGGATTACTTAATGCCTGTTGATGTTGATTACATTTATATATAAATTGGTATATtctattacactttattctataTAATGTTTGCCTTTACATATGATCTTAATTTTATCTCATATTCTGATGATATAAATTTATCTTTACAATCTATGTAAAACACTTTGAACCTGCATCTTATTGTATGAAGAGCACTATagaaataaagttattattattactattacaaTTAGGATgcttaaaagacacttggatgtGTACTTGGCTAGGAGAGAAGTTATAGGGATATGGGTCTCATATGGACAAAAGGGATTAATGCTGGAAGCACCCATACAGCaaaggttcatcagatgcattgGTGGGTAGGGAGTAGGTTGCCGTACAGGAGGAGGAGCATATGTTTTAGACACAGTACAGGTATTTTCCTGAGAATGGGTGTATTGGTTTAAAGATAAATTGACAATATTGATGTGtcattttaaaaaacattttagAAATTACCATAAATTTCTCCAAATCAGGCCACACAAAACAAactatgggcagaagttctcTCCTGAGCTCACCCCTGTATGGGGTGAATTTGTTCCCAAGAGTTGCAGGACAGTGACACTGCAGCAGGCCCAAATTCCCAATGCTTCCAGGATTTAACAGCCCATCAGAGCtgtgaaaggtctggatagagtgggcGTAGAGaggtttcctctagtgggggagtctagaaccagaggcacagcctcagaatagaaagacttcactgtggaacagagatgaagagggaatttctttagccagatggcagtgaatctgtggaattcattgccagactGCTgtagtcattgggtgtatttaaaccaGTGGTTAATAACTACTTGATTAGTagggggtgtcaaaggttacagggagaaggcaggagaatgggattgagagggatgatGGAGCAGCCATGGTGGGATGacagagctgactcaatgggctgaatgactgaatgctgctcctatgtctatggtcttaGCCTCATGTATACATGTACAAGAACAAGCTATTAGACCTAGTTATCTCCTCGACTGATAGCCTGTGGAGATGAAATGTGTCATGAATGTGGGGGCACCCAATAACTAATCCTCCATCACACCTTGCTCTGGCAGATTTGTTCTTGGGTCCATTAAACCAATGGTTCATACTTAAACCTATGCTGAGGCTCCcaacccttttttatgccatggccccctaccattaactgaggggtccatggaccccagattgggaacccctggctgAAACAAAACAGTGTAAAATGGTAAATATTAATGCCAACTAGAAAACCTATCCCCACTGACTTGGATCAGAAGGATTAAAAGTACCATAATGTATATGATCGTACGGGGTAGTGAGGCTGCAGCTAGAGTACTGATCGCCTTCAGGAAAGATATGCTGGCTTTAGGtggttcaccaggttaattctGAACATGTACAGTGAGTCGCCTGgggctatactcactggaattcagaagaatgagaggggatcttatagaaacaaaaTATTATGAAGGGGTCAGACAAGATTGAAGCAGAAAAGTTGTTTCTACCATTAAGTGAGACAAGAGCTAAGGGACATAGCCACACGACATATGCGtcaaggtagcatagtggttagtacgaCGCTCTAACAGCTCGGGGTGTTGgagatcggagttcaattccgacatcaTCTGAAAGGAGTTGTAGGTAGAACGCATGGGGTTtctcatttcctcccacagaacaGAGCATACCGATTAGTAATTAATTAGTCATGATAAATT
Encoded proteins:
- the eef1db gene encoding eukaryotic translation elongation factor 1 delta b (guanine nucleotide exchange protein) isoform X6, with protein sequence MAVNFLTNENIWFDKYKYDDAEVQYYQHLHGSVPTNTPVENTARDSPAVQENGASNILRDIARARENIQKSLAGISSVCEAGRNPKETVRDSVEPISSHSAIQGADNELCSRVTSLEKENQNLHKEVEELRLTLSKLELRLSTMEKSLTSTKPVVPAPTQPSKPSTKQPEEDDDDLDLFGSSDEEESAESERVREERLRQYAEKKSKKPTLIAKSSILLDVKPWDDETDMAKLEECVRTVQMDGLVWGASKLVPVGYGIRKLQIQCVVEDDKVGTDELEEQIIQFEDYVQSVDVAAFNKV